Proteins from a single region of Armatimonadia bacterium:
- a CDS encoding type II secretion system F family protein, whose product MPPLILLAGVGLLVVGGGFAVYLATRSAGQSPPSRLAPRAEEGAPTAQSGKGSAPDDPSPVITRVLDRLGLGRSLQKLLLQAGLLVRPTELVVLVLGLAGMGFAAGMAVRGFLLALVLSGVAAVVPVVYVQTRRAKRNKALVDQLSEALTMMASSLRSGYSFLRAMQVVSEEMDAPISEEFGRVLDEMNVGVSHERALKHLMDRCPSGDVELIVTACQIQSTVGGNLAEILDTTAGMIRERVRLQGEISALTAEGRLSASILCALPIFLAIVVGHLSPGYLDPLFITPMGRLLLLGAGGAMGMGMLVIKKMMAVQI is encoded by the coding sequence GTGCCGCCGCTGATCTTGCTGGCCGGTGTCGGCCTCCTGGTGGTTGGCGGAGGCTTCGCCGTCTACCTGGCTACACGCTCCGCGGGCCAGTCACCTCCGAGTCGCCTGGCACCACGGGCCGAGGAGGGTGCCCCAACGGCGCAATCGGGGAAGGGTTCGGCGCCGGACGACCCATCACCGGTTATCACACGCGTGCTGGACCGTCTGGGCCTGGGAAGGTCCTTGCAGAAGCTCCTTCTGCAGGCTGGACTACTCGTGCGTCCAACAGAGCTCGTTGTTCTGGTCCTCGGCCTCGCAGGTATGGGCTTCGCTGCCGGGATGGCCGTGCGCGGGTTCCTTCTGGCTCTGGTGCTCTCGGGCGTCGCGGCCGTCGTGCCCGTCGTCTACGTGCAGACCCGCCGGGCCAAACGCAACAAAGCCCTCGTGGATCAGCTTTCTGAGGCCCTCACCATGATGGCCTCCTCGCTGCGCTCGGGCTATTCCTTCCTACGGGCCATGCAGGTAGTCAGCGAGGAGATGGACGCACCGATCTCCGAGGAGTTCGGGAGAGTCCTGGACGAGATGAACGTCGGGGTCTCCCACGAGAGGGCGCTCAAGCACCTCATGGACCGCTGCCCGAGTGGGGACGTCGAGCTGATCGTCACCGCCTGCCAGATCCAGTCCACCGTCGGTGGCAACCTGGCCGAGATCCTGGATACCACTGCCGGCATGATCCGCGAACGCGTCAGGCTGCAGGGCGAGATCAGCGCCTTGACCGCCGAGGGACGCCTCTCCGCCAGCATCCTGTGTGCCTTGCCCATCTTCCTGGCGATCGTGGTGGGCCACCTCAGCCCCGGCTACCTGGACCCGCTCTTCATCACTCCCATGGGGCGCCTCCTCCTACTCGGTGCCGGAGGCGCGATGGGCATGGGCATGCTGGTCATCAAGAAGATGATGGCTGTTCAGATCTGA
- a CDS encoding type II secretion system F family protein, whose amino-acid sequence MLPAAIAVCIFAGIVFVALSFTLETQSRRMSDRFTTVISRPPEDDLSTVLRGSWRERLLQPIVERLAGLAARLTPATASKEASLRLDRAGRPYGLTPPLWTLIRLFALLACGALALCIHRFLPIPAQFKGLLCLTVLAAGVLGPSGWLDSQIKQRQMAIRSSLPDVIDLLVVSVEAGLGLDASMQEVISRRRGPLLDEFARVLAEVRVGVRRRKAWQDLAERANITELKVFTAAIIQAEELGASIAQVMRGQAESLRLRRSLSVREVAAVLPIKMLFPLIFFIFPSMFVVILGPGMMHMFTSFSSIGF is encoded by the coding sequence ATGCTCCCTGCGGCAATCGCGGTCTGCATCTTCGCCGGAATCGTCTTCGTCGCTTTGTCCTTCACCCTGGAGACGCAGTCGCGCAGGATGTCAGACCGCTTCACCACCGTCATCTCCCGACCGCCGGAGGACGACCTGTCTACCGTCCTTCGCGGAAGCTGGCGTGAGCGCTTGCTGCAGCCCATCGTCGAGCGTCTCGCCGGTCTTGCGGCACGCCTCACTCCAGCCACAGCCTCGAAGGAGGCCAGCCTACGCCTCGACCGTGCAGGTCGACCCTACGGTCTCACTCCACCTCTGTGGACGCTGATCCGTCTCTTCGCCCTGCTTGCCTGCGGCGCCCTGGCCCTGTGCATCCATCGGTTCCTGCCGATCCCAGCGCAGTTCAAGGGGCTCCTGTGTCTGACCGTCCTGGCCGCAGGCGTGCTCGGGCCCAGTGGGTGGCTCGACTCGCAGATCAAGCAGCGCCAGATGGCCATCCGGAGTTCCCTGCCCGACGTCATCGACTTGCTTGTGGTCAGCGTGGAGGCTGGGCTCGGCCTCGATGCCTCCATGCAGGAAGTGATCAGTCGTCGCCGGGGGCCGCTTCTCGATGAGTTCGCTCGAGTGCTCGCAGAGGTCCGCGTTGGTGTCCGACGACGCAAGGCCTGGCAGGACCTGGCAGAACGGGCAAACATCACCGAACTGAAAGTCTTCACGGCGGCCATCATTCAGGCCGAGGAACTTGGGGCCAGCATCGCCCAGGTCATGCGCGGACAAGCCGAGAGTCTACGCCTGCGCCGCAGCCTCAGCGTTCGCGAGGTCGCGGCCGTTCTGCCCATCAAGATGCTCTTCCCACTTATCTTCTTCATCTTCCCGAGTATGTTCGTCGTGATCCTTGGCCCCGGCATGATGCACATGTTCACGTCCTTCAGCTCCATCGGCTTCTGA
- a CDS encoding exo-alpha-sialidase, translating into MKPMPFLLLVALVSPVLAAQTVAFDKPSDLDRWQIEVGKWAVQDGALLHSDASSHRSLIWSPAQAYSDVDLTVDFYIYPDGSGVRAPGIVYRAVDQVTYYYLHFDYLNKQIVWVRSDSAKEWTDARRHRTDALKTGEWMTARVVCKGDTHEVYLNGKLLFTEKDATIPAGVIGLRAGQGKIAFRNLRVEGTPATLAKPFVVTKPPYGVVCSDAGAGAYEAFPDLCRTRSGELLCVFYAGYSHVSVPTEKLPRGARIALCRSTDDGKSWSPAETVVDTPIDDRDPSITQLANGDLLCVYMSYDPTRKPGTHQVFTVRSSDDGKTWSEPARVPTPLTGNEAVSTPVVPLADGRLLLPVYGQMREPTTPPSCVVVLQSRDQGKTWESLSLVRSKDSESHEPCLLPMPDGRLLMMIRPTMTSCESTDGGKTWTEPKPIGVQGDAPYLLLTSKNLLLCAFRHRPTASTCLIYSRDFGRTWSDMVTLDRVLGAYPSMVELPDGRVLVVYYTEGSGSDIRCLYLRADDSGVQVLPRD; encoded by the coding sequence ATGAAGCCGATGCCTTTTCTGTTGCTAGTAGCCCTTGTCTCTCCCGTTCTTGCGGCCCAGACGGTCGCCTTTGACAAGCCCTCCGACCTCGACCGCTGGCAGATTGAGGTGGGCAAATGGGCCGTGCAGGACGGCGCGCTGCTACACAGCGATGCCTCATCCCATCGCTCCCTGATCTGGTCTCCAGCGCAGGCCTACTCAGACGTCGACCTCACCGTGGACTTCTACATCTACCCCGACGGCAGCGGCGTTCGTGCCCCGGGCATCGTCTACCGCGCCGTCGACCAGGTAACCTACTACTACCTGCACTTCGACTACCTCAACAAGCAGATCGTCTGGGTTCGCTCGGACTCCGCCAAGGAGTGGACGGATGCCCGGCGGCACCGCACCGATGCCCTCAAGACCGGTGAGTGGATGACCGCTCGTGTGGTCTGTAAGGGCGACACCCACGAGGTCTACCTGAACGGCAAACTGCTGTTCACCGAGAAGGATGCGACGATCCCCGCCGGAGTGATCGGCCTGCGAGCGGGACAGGGCAAGATCGCCTTCCGCAATCTCCGTGTCGAGGGCACGCCGGCCACTCTCGCGAAGCCCTTTGTGGTGACCAAGCCTCCCTACGGCGTAGTCTGCTCAGATGCCGGCGCCGGAGCCTACGAAGCCTTTCCGGACCTGTGCCGCACGCGCTCTGGCGAGTTGCTGTGCGTGTTCTATGCGGGGTACAGCCACGTGAGCGTGCCCACGGAGAAGCTGCCCAGGGGTGCACGGATCGCCCTGTGCCGCTCCACCGACGACGGCAAGAGCTGGTCGCCTGCCGAGACGGTGGTCGACACACCCATCGACGACCGCGACCCCTCCATCACACAGCTTGCCAACGGTGACCTGCTGTGCGTGTACATGAGCTATGACCCGACCCGCAAGCCGGGCACCCACCAGGTCTTCACGGTCCGCTCCAGCGACGACGGCAAGACCTGGAGTGAGCCCGCACGTGTGCCCACACCTCTCACCGGCAACGAAGCCGTCTCCACACCCGTGGTGCCACTCGCCGACGGCCGCCTCCTGCTTCCGGTGTACGGGCAGATGCGGGAACCGACCACGCCGCCAAGCTGCGTCGTCGTCCTCCAGTCCCGCGACCAGGGCAAGACCTGGGAGAGCCTGAGTCTCGTTCGCTCCAAGGATTCCGAGTCGCACGAGCCCTGCCTGCTGCCCATGCCGGACGGTCGTCTGCTGATGATGATCCGCCCCACCATGACCTCCTGTGAATCCACCGACGGCGGCAAGACCTGGACAGAGCCCAAGCCCATCGGTGTACAGGGCGACGCCCCCTACCTCTTGCTCACCTCCAAGAACCTGCTGCTCTGCGCCTTCCGACATCGCCCGACAGCCAGCACCTGTCTCATCTACAGCCGGGACTTCGGCCGCACCTGGAGCGATATGGTCACCCTCGACAGGGTGCTGGGCGCCTACCCGAGCATGGTCGAGCTTCCGGACGGCCGCGTCCTTGTCGTCTACTACACCGAGGGCAGCGGTTCGGACATCCGCTGTCTGTATCTCCGCGCTGACGATAGCGGCGTGCAGGTTCTGCCGCGCGACTGA
- a CDS encoding uroporphyrinogen decarboxylase family protein, which yields MARSINDAHAALAIKRSMEVRREEYLDHMTFRQNRRALFTEIFGPIVGLKEEWAAQGASPQELDMSAFRFRRHAVGGIPLNTGWMGGPEPTLQEETDDYIIGTDRYGRRVKLMKKAATLPLPLDHPVRTMDDWLALRHHYEFSEARFGKDWEQTAKAHLEAGRVVSVSIPGGFDEPRQLLGEETLCVAYYEQPELIHDILETIGYTAYRVLERVSQTVTVDMLSVHEDMAGKGGPLAGPRQVTEFIKPYYRRLWDMLQERGARVFNQDSDGDMNAVIPAFLDAGVNIMHPMEPAAGMDIVKTRETYGSRLAFEGGIDKHVLRQGHGAIEAELEYKIPPMVASGGCVLGLDHRIPNGTPLEAYRFYHAKAWEIIEREEARLARS from the coding sequence ATGGCCCGGTCCATCAACGACGCACATGCCGCTCTTGCCATCAAGCGCTCCATGGAGGTCAGACGCGAGGAGTACCTCGACCACATGACCTTCCGCCAGAACCGCAGGGCGCTCTTCACGGAGATCTTCGGACCCATCGTCGGACTCAAGGAGGAATGGGCGGCGCAGGGAGCGTCGCCCCAGGAACTGGACATGTCGGCCTTCCGGTTCCGCCGCCATGCGGTCGGGGGCATCCCGCTGAACACCGGTTGGATGGGCGGCCCCGAGCCCACCCTCCAGGAAGAGACCGACGACTACATCATCGGCACCGACCGCTACGGGCGTCGTGTCAAGCTCATGAAGAAGGCCGCCACGCTCCCGCTGCCTCTCGATCACCCGGTGCGGACCATGGATGACTGGCTCGCCCTGCGCCACCACTACGAGTTCTCCGAGGCCCGCTTCGGCAAGGACTGGGAGCAGACCGCAAAGGCCCACCTGGAGGCCGGTCGCGTCGTGAGCGTCTCTATTCCGGGCGGCTTCGACGAACCTCGGCAGCTTCTCGGCGAGGAAACCCTCTGCGTGGCCTACTACGAGCAGCCCGAGCTGATCCACGACATCCTGGAGACCATCGGCTACACCGCTTACCGTGTGCTTGAGCGCGTCTCCCAGACGGTCACCGTCGATATGCTCAGCGTCCACGAGGACATGGCGGGCAAGGGTGGCCCGCTGGCCGGCCCCAGGCAGGTAACGGAGTTCATCAAGCCCTACTACCGCCGTCTCTGGGACATGCTTCAGGAGCGCGGTGCGCGGGTCTTCAATCAGGACTCCGACGGTGACATGAACGCCGTCATCCCCGCCTTCCTCGACGCCGGGGTGAACATCATGCACCCCATGGAGCCCGCAGCGGGCATGGACATCGTCAAGACCCGCGAGACCTACGGTTCGCGTCTCGCCTTTGAGGGCGGCATCGACAAGCACGTGCTGCGCCAAGGTCACGGGGCGATCGAGGCGGAGCTCGAGTACAAGATCCCGCCCATGGTCGCTTCGGGAGGGTGCGTGCTGGGGCTGGATCACCGCATCCCCAACGGAACGCCGCTGGAGGCATACCGCTTCTATCATGCCAAAGCCTGGGAGATCATCGAGCGAGAGGAGGCCCGGTTGGCCAGGTCTTGA